AAATGATGAGGTTGCCAAGGAAGACAAACAGAGCAATTCGTGTTTAAGAGAGTCCTGTTGCAGAGGGAAttaatggaggagagagagagagagaggaattcaTGAGCAGAGAAGTAAAAGAAGGCCCAGTACAACTACCAGGCTCAGGGGTTCCTTGGAGTAGCATTAAAGACTTTAGGACCAAGGCGCACCCctcttcaccttcttctccaACACATCCCACACAGCCCCCTCAAAAGCATGTCATTTTTTGTCAAGGATTGGAACAGAAAGGAACCAAATTTATGGCCAGAAAGTTGTATTCACTACCTGCTCTGATGTTCCTGGCTTGAAGAAGGAAACACACCCCCAAAATGGGTTGTGGGCTGAAGATCTCCCTCATGATCTCCCTCATCATCACCTTCTTCATTATCCTGCTCCTGTCCTTTCAAAGTGCCCACTTTCTGTTTGATGATGGTTCTTTGAATGCAGCTGAAAAGACCAGTCTTCGTGGCTGCGAAAAGCTGTATTTCAAtggaggagaaagagaaaaaggtaaTGCAGACCGGGTCGAGGTCGAGAAAGTCTCAGGCAAGGATGAGAGCGATGACAAGGGAGATTTTACTGTGGTGGAAAAGTTCAGGGCTTTGCTTGGAGTGAAGACGTTCAACACGAAAATGCCGCCATTTGGGCTTCCTGAATACTTCTCACCTTCACCTTCACCTTCACCTTCACCTTCACCATCTCCTAGTGAAGCTCAAGCTCCATCTCCAGCTCCTTCAGTGCACACTCACCCACATTCTCATCATCCCCCACCACGTAAAAATGCAAAGCCACAACATAACACACTTCACAAGGAGGCCAATGACAAGGGCAGTGTTTTGGTTGCTGTTCTTGTGCCAACAGGAGTTGTGTTTTTGGGTTGTGTTCTTGGGCTTGTATGGTTCTTCAGGCAACCCACGAAGCACAACAGAAGCAGGACTGTCAAGAATTTCTTGACATGTGGtaagaaaggaggaagaggaaacaGAGGCAGATCAATGTATCCGAGTGCGCGGAGCTCGGCGAGCAAGGTAAGCTTCAATCCTGGCCTCGATCTTTTTTATCTCGAATCATTGGGAGTGGATTTGGAACAGCAGTCTTTGAAACAGAGTTCTGAATCTGTCACTAGTTCATCGTTTCATAGCACTAACAAAGCTAGGCTAGAGACTAAAGCTCCAAATCAAGAGCCGGTGAAATTGGAACCGGTTAACACTAGTAGTTCCTCCACTAGGGAAATTACGTCGGTTCACGAGGATGCAGAGTCGGCAAAGTCCGACCCAGATGGTGGCAATTCTCCTTTAGCCAGGGACAATATTCCCACTGAGAATCATTCATCTGATGAAgaatcttttcattcttttgggGATTCACATTCACCCAAGGCGCGGGTGTCGGATGATTTGAAATGTAGCTTTAGCGAAACATCAGAAATTTTGTCTCGAATCTCATCTAGGGCAATAACACCTTCCCTAGCCGACTCGATGGATGCATCAAATGCAGAAGGTCCTTCCAACAACACCAAACAGAATAATGCTACAGATGTATGTCCTGTAGAATGTCAAATGACTCCGATTGCTCAAGTCCCGCCACCTCCGCCTCCTCCACCACCTCTGCCACTGCCACACTCTCTGCTTCCCCGCTTGCATTTTTCCTCCCCAAGTTCTTCCACTGGAGCTGCTCGTAAGTCTCCACCATATTCAACACATAAAGACTTGTCACCTTCTAGGAACTCAGATTCTTGTTCAGGATCAGAATTTACTCCCGAGAGTGACTTGGCTC
The genomic region above belongs to Rhodamnia argentea isolate NSW1041297 chromosome 6, ASM2092103v1, whole genome shotgun sequence and contains:
- the LOC115751268 gene encoding formin-like protein 11 — translated: MGCGLKISLMISLIITFFIILLLSFQSAHFLFDDGSLNAAEKTSLRGCEKLYFNGGEREKGNADRVEVEKVSGKDESDDKGDFTVVEKFRALLGVKTFNTKMPPFGLPEYFSPSPSPSPSPSPSPSEAQAPSPAPSVHTHPHSHHPPPRKNAKPQHNTLHKEANDKGSVLVAVLVPTGVVFLGCVLGLVWFFRQPTKHNRSRTVKNFLTCGKKGGRGNRGRSMYPSARSSASKVSFNPGLDLFYLESLGVDLEQQSLKQSSESVTSSSFHSTNKARLETKAPNQEPVKLEPVNTSSSSTREITSVHEDAESAKSDPDGGNSPLARDNIPTENHSSDEESFHSFGDSHSPKARVSDDLKCSFSETSEILSRISSRAITPSLADSMDASNAEGPSNNTKQNNATDVCPVECQMTPIAQVPPPPPPPPPLPLPHSLLPRLHFSSPSSSTGAARKSPPYSTHKDLSPSRNSDSCSGSEFTPESDLAQLPMMNPKPAYCPPGIPPPPCPPPFFKGNTSSVKGPPPPPSQLPQFMLTMGKDGAPLPKLKPLHWDKVRATPDRSMVWDKLRSSSFELDEEMIESLFGYNLQNPLKNDEGRSRTPSPGKHLLEPKRLQNITILSKALNASPEQVCDSLIQGSRLSQQQLEALVKMVPTKEEEAKLKGYKGNIDELGSAEKFVKSLLSIPFAFQRVEAMLYKETFDDEIAHLKNSFLVLEEACKELRSSRLFLKLLEAVLKTGNRMNVGTIRGGAKAFKLDALLKLADVKGTDGKTTLLHFVVQEMVRSEGIRVSDSIMGKIGQKCKNRTAKEKEEDYRRMGLDLVAGLSTELYNAKRTATIDLDVLVTSLSNLSDGMAKLKGLVNKDLGTGEKGEKFVHSMRSFISYSEKSLKELKEDEDRVLLHVREITEYFHGDVSKEEANPLRIFVIVRDFLGMLDHVCKELRYSKVHSSSNPLSAFR